The Flavobacteriales bacterium genomic interval AATGTCAACTTCATGGGTTTCTGATTCACCACCGGAATTTTTCCCAGGCGATAAACAGGGTTCAGGAATTCAAGATCTTCCAAAGGTATGTGCAGCGTTAGCGCGATCTGCTTAAGTTCTAACGGTTGACGCACCATCACTGTGTCTATCTCATAAAACATGCGCTTGGGACGTATGGGATAGATGTTGTGATCGGAGGCATAGTTCATAAAATATGCAGCGGCGATAAAAGCAGGCACATAACCTCTTGTTTCACTAGGTAGATAGGTTCTGAGTTTCCAGTAGTCCATCTCGCCACCGGACCTTCTGATCGCCCGACTTACGGTTCCAGGTCCACTATTATATGCAGCCAGCACAAGCAGCCAGTCGTGGAACATACCATACAGGTGCTCGAAATATTCACAGGCAGCGATGGTAGACAAGTAAGGATCCCTGCGCAGATCCATATAGGAATCAACCTTAAGCTGGTACAATTTCCCTGTGCTGTACATGAATTGCCACAAGCCGGTAGCGCCTGCCCTGGAAACCGCATTGGGATTCAGAGCGGATTCTACAATGGCAAGGTATTTCATCTCCAGAGGGATCTGGTAAGCGTCCATTACCTCTTCGAACATTGGGAAATAAAGTTCACTTAAACCAAGGATGCGGGATGACATGTTTCTCTTTCGAACAACATAAAGTTCAATGAACTTATGCACGGCATCGTTGTAGGTAAATTCAATCGGACTGCGTTCATTCATCAACGCAATGCGCTGCATATACTCCGCAGGCTCATACCTCGGCACAGAGTCGGAAGCAAATGAACAGGCATTGAGTTCGTTGGTATCTGTGGTAAAATTCGAACACTCGAAATAGTGTTTGAGGATCAGGCTGTCAAGCATGGCAGCCACCGGGTTATCATCATCTACCCAACCCGGTTCTGTGTCGTTGTTTTGTGCGAAGGTGCTGACTGAAATGCATAGTGCCAGCGTCACCCCCGCCAATATCCGGCGATATGGTTCTTGCAAAATCATCATGTCTTTCAAATGGAAACGGCTAACAACGGGCGGGAATTATTTTGAATCTTTCGATTCACCGATCTTTTCCTTGCCATCATCATCCTTGGTAGCCTTTTTAAACTCATTGATCCCTTTACCTACTCCTTTCATTAGATCGGGTATGCGTTTGGCACCGAACAGGAGGATCACGATAACGAGAATCAGGACAACCTGTTGGGGACCTATCATACCTAGTATATTGGGGGAGATCATAACCTTCGGCTTTTGCTGTTTAACAAAAGTAGCAAATGTTTTTCAACCGGGGGTTACGGCTCCGTCCGCAAACAATGTTCATACTATACGGAAATCCCGGAAGTTTGTTATGATGATGGTTTGGTGGTGTTTAGATGATT includes:
- a CDS encoding LysM peptidoglycan-binding domain-containing protein, whose amino-acid sequence is MMILQEPYRRILAGVTLALCISVSTFAQNNDTEPGWVDDDNPVAAMLDSLILKHYFECSNFTTDTNELNACSFASDSVPRYEPAEYMQRIALMNERSPIEFTYNDAVHKFIELYVVRKRNMSSRILGLSELYFPMFEEVMDAYQIPLEMKYLAIVESALNPNAVSRAGATGLWQFMYSTGKLYQLKVDSYMDLRRDPYLSTIAACEYFEHLYGMFHDWLLVLAAYNSGPGTVSRAIRRSGGEMDYWKLRTYLPSETRGYVPAFIAAAYFMNYASDHNIYPIRPKRMFYEIDTVMVRQPLELKQIALTLHIPLEDLEFLNPVYRLGKIPVVNQKPMKLTLPVEKIAAFINNEQAIYAYANPRDSLPDGTLVEYVTKEKKVYHTVRSGEYLGAIASQNHCSVGQIQAWNNLKSYMIHPGQKLVIYREVTEAVPVVTVDQAAAEESEEDQQKEVQKPHEESQYIMYVVQPGDTLHDIANKYAGISVSHLRELNGLNDSQEPPPGTKLKVSVKG
- the tatA gene encoding twin-arginine translocase TatA/TatE family subunit, with translation MISPNILGMIGPQQVVLILVIVILLFGAKRIPDLMKGVGKGINEFKKATKDDDGKEKIGESKDSK